In one Lycium barbarum isolate Lr01 chromosome 7, ASM1917538v2, whole genome shotgun sequence genomic region, the following are encoded:
- the LOC132601650 gene encoding receptor-like protein 9DC1: MGYGQLSVLLLIVFLCQIAFSSSLCLKDESISLLKFKNLLTVGLPNDICLSSYTKTTSWNMSRDCCFWDEVKCNEMTNHVIELDLSCNQLIGVIDSNSSLFQLSHLQRIHLFGNNFSGSDISHKFGRFSILMYLDLSTSYFSGQIPSEISRLSKLQSLHLASDFEGLYGIIPESIFHLSNLEILDLSNNDQLSGSFPKTKWNSSTSLMMLDLSYVNFYDNFPDSFGYLILMGSLTLQYCNIWGPIPSWMFSLSSLRLLNLRNKHFSGQLEDFNAHVDVSLFSDLKNLTDLDLSYNSISLTNEKEVEFIFPESLEILRLSGCESNFLQGSLPIPPNSTTIFFISENNLGEEIPSFICNLMSLKILDLARNNLKGVIPQCLELRIIDLSYNAFMGKLPTSLFQRLKAMRIIDQPMKAPSDGYYQDSVTIVTKGSEREIVRILYLYTTIDPSNNRFEGRIPSNMGDLIALRLSREIPQQLASLTFLAFLNLSHNHLQGCISQGLQFYTFESNSYESNDGLRGFPISEGCGHDRVSETNYTLPALDDEENNSEFLNDFWKAALMGYVNGLCIGLSIIYFMVSTGNSKWLARIIKELEHRIIMRRRKKQQRQRNYRRRNNHF; encoded by the exons ATGGGCTACGGGCAACTCTCAGTTCTGCTCTTAATTGTCTTTCTTTGTCAAATTGCTTTTTCTTCATCTCTGTGCCTCAAAGATGAAAGCATTTCCCTTCTAAAATTCAAGAATTTGCTTACTGTAGGTCTCCCAAATGATATTTGCCTTTCCTCTTATACAAAGACTACTTCATGGAATATGAGCAGAGATTGCTGCTTTTGGGATGAAGTCAAATGTAATGAGATGACCAACCATGTTATTGAGCTTGACCTCAGTTGCAACCAACTTATTGGGGTGATTGATTCCAATAGCAGCCTATTCCAACTCTCTCATCTCCAAAGGATCCACCTTTTTGGGAATAACTTCTCTGGTTCTGACATCTCGCATAAATTTGGCAGGTTTTCAATCTTGATGTATCTTGATCTTTCCACCTCCTATTTCTCAGGTCAAATTCCTTCTGAAATCTCTCGTCTTTCCAAGTTACAATCTCTTCATCTCGCAAGTGATTTTGAGG GATTGTATGGGATAATACCTGAGAGTATTTTTCACCTGTCCAACCTAGAAATACTTGACTTATCAAACAATGATCAGCTTAGTGGTTCTTTCCCAAAGACCAAATGGAATAGCAGTACATCTCTCATGATGTTAGATCTTAGTTATGTGAATTTTTATGATAATTTTCCTGATTCTTTTGGCTATCTAATTTTAATGGGTTCTTTGACACTTCAATATTGCAATATTTGGGGGCCTATACCATCATGGATGTTCTCCCTTTCATCATTACGTTTATTAAACTTGCGGAATAAGCACTTTTCTGGTCAGCTTGAGGATTTCAA TGCTCATGTGGATGTCAGCCTCTTTTCAGACCTCAAAAATCTTACGGATCTTGATCTTTCATATAATAGTATTTCATTGACTAATGAGAAGGAAGTTGAATTTATTTTTCCTGAGTCTCTTGAGATCTTAAGATTGTCCGGTTGTGAA TCAAATTTTCTTCAAGGGTCACTACCTATTCCACCAAATTCCACAACAATCTTCTTCATATCAGAAAATAATCTTGGTGAGGAAATTCCTTCATTTATCTGCAATCTGATGTCATTGAAAATACTAGATTTGGCAAGAAATAACTTGAAGGGAGTAATTCCGCAATGCTTAG AGCTTCGTATCATAGATCTTTCTTACAATGCCTTCATGGGAAAGTTACCAACAAGTCTGTTTCAACGTTTGAAAGCGATGAGGATAATTGATCAACCAATGAAGGCACCGAGTGATGGATATTACCAAGATTCTGTAACTATTGTAACTAAGGGATCTGAGCGTGAAATTGTGAGAATCTTGTATTTGTACACCACTATTGATCCTTCAAATAACAGATTCGAAGGACGTATTCCAAGTAATATGGGAGATCTTATTGCGCTCCGG CTTTCGAGAGAGATACCACAACAACTTGCTTCTCTTACCTTTCTTGCATTCTTAAATCTCTCCCACAATCATCTTCAAGGATGCATTTCTCAAGGACTTCAATTTTATACTTTTGAGAGCAATTCATATGAAAGTAATGATGGGTTACGTGGATTTCCAATCTCAGAAGGTTGTGGCCATGATCGTGTGTCAGAGACAAATTATACCTTACCCGCACTAGATGATGAAGAAAACAATTCTGAATTTCTCAATGATTTTTGGAAAGCTGCTCTTATGGGCTATGTAAATGGACTATGTATTGGGTtatccataatatatttcatgGTTTCAACTGGAAATTCGAAATGGCTTGCAAGAATCATTAAAGAATTGGAGCACAGAATTATTATGCGAAGGAGAAAGAAGCAACAACGTCAAAGGAATTATAGAAGACGAAATAATCACTTCTAG
- the LOC132601651 gene encoding uncharacterized protein LOC132601651: MYLEKGEYPEGITLNQKKTIRKLVNGFFLNKNVLHRRTPDLGLLRCVDSIEATRLIEKQIRPKMSQVSDSWRLDKEWIRKRYEQLALIDKKRMITVYHGQLYQQRMAWAFDKHMRTRVFQIGQLVLKRIFPEYKGRFAPNCQGPYMVRKVLSGGAVVLAEMDGQEWPRAINLDVIKTYYV, from the exons ATGtacttggagaaaggagaatatcctgAAGGAATCACCTTAAATCAGAAAAAGACTATCAGGAAGTTGGTGAATGGTTTTTTTCTCAACAAAAATGTCCTGCACAGAAGAACGCCGGATTTGGGATTACTTAGATGTGTTGACTCTATCGAAGCTACAAGGTTGATTGAAAAG CAAATTCGTCCAAAAATGTCACAAGTGTCAgattcatggagacttgataaag AATGGATCCGCAAGAGGTATGAGCAACTGGCTTTGATAGATAAAAAGCGAATGATTACCGTCTATCATGGTCAattgtaccaacaaagaatggcgTGGGCTTTCGACAAGCATATGAGAACTAGGGTTTTTCAAATTGGGCAGTTggtgctcaaacgaatattcccCGAATACAAAGGAAggtttgcaccaaactgtcaagggccctatatggtgcGAAAGGTACTATCAGGAGGAGCTGTGGTACTTGCTGAgatggatggtcaagagtggccaagAGCAATCAATTTAGATGTCATCAAGACatactacgtgtga